A window of the Desulforapulum autotrophicum HRM2 genome harbors these coding sequences:
- a CDS encoding response regulator, which yields MRVLLVDDEVEYVSTLAERLSFRGFEAQWVSSANEALESIGKNHFDIAVLDVKMPKMGGIELKKKIEEIAPGMKFIYLTGHGSEDDYNKGVTDGVYYLIKPVDIDQLITFMNQAMPNANS from the coding sequence GTGCGAGTCCTTCTAGTTGACGATGAGGTGGAATATGTGTCCACCCTTGCTGAGCGCCTCTCATTCCGGGGATTTGAAGCTCAGTGGGTCTCAAGCGCAAACGAGGCCCTTGAGAGCATCGGGAAAAATCATTTTGACATTGCCGTGCTGGATGTCAAGATGCCCAAGATGGGGGGGATTGAGCTGAAGAAAAAAATTGAAGAAATCGCTCCCGGCATGAAATTTATCTATCTGACAGGCCACGGCTCAGAGGACGACTATAACAAAGGGGTGACGGATGGGGTTTACTATCTGATCAAACCCGTTGATATTGATCAGCTGATAACGTTCATGAACCAGGCCATGCCAAACGCAAACAGCTGA
- a CDS encoding sensor histidine kinase, whose amino-acid sequence MSFFEKFKPAFFATTGVDQGRSKHTFNFRKIWRMVILLMAAVTLVPLITITVVDYNVTQRSIESEISLRTRRTVSNTKRTISAFFSARKAALDFVVHDNDFSVLSNTDRLAHILDNLEAGFGGFVDLGVINDRGIHIAYSGAYNLGGKNYSDQAWFNKVLEMGVYISEVFLGFRNQPHLVIAVKYEFDDGGFYVLRATIDTDQFNEILSTLELNGEGDAFLITHDRVIQTPSRFHGNVLSTVDIPVPPYSDRTQAHEYRDENHAGYLVGYAYIPDTDFILMIVKQKAALMKSWYATRSHLIGFLLLSITLILGVIIFGTTYMVNQMFFSDRKRAMAMHRIEYDNKLATVGRLAAGVAHEINNPLAIINEKAGLIKDIFVFREKYSADDKLMGLVNSVISSVARCGTITKRLLNFARHMDESFQIIDIEVVVREVLGFLAKEAEYRSIEVLISVPEGFPKIECDRGKLQQVLLNIVNNAFSAIGSEGRLTIDVQKKNDQYWMVTLTDTGCGIPEKDLEMIFEPFFTKKAAQGGTGLGLSITYQLVEEAGGCIKVKSEIGKGTSFIVTLPFKPKNKKEINTCESF is encoded by the coding sequence ATGTCTTTTTTTGAGAAGTTTAAACCCGCATTCTTTGCGACCACTGGCGTTGACCAGGGCCGTTCCAAGCACACCTTTAATTTCAGGAAGATCTGGCGCATGGTGATCCTGCTCATGGCTGCGGTTACCCTGGTTCCTTTGATCACCATCACCGTGGTGGATTACAATGTAACCCAGCGTTCCATTGAATCGGAGATTTCCCTTCGAACAAGGAGAACGGTCTCCAACACCAAGCGGACCATTTCCGCATTTTTTTCAGCGCGTAAGGCTGCCCTGGATTTCGTTGTCCACGACAACGATTTTTCGGTTCTGAGCAACACGGATCGCCTGGCCCATATCCTTGACAACCTTGAAGCCGGATTTGGCGGGTTTGTCGATCTTGGGGTGATCAACGACCGCGGTATCCATATTGCCTATTCCGGTGCCTATAATCTGGGGGGCAAGAATTATTCCGACCAGGCCTGGTTCAACAAGGTTCTGGAGATGGGGGTTTACATCAGTGAGGTGTTTCTCGGGTTCCGTAATCAACCCCATCTGGTCATCGCCGTTAAGTACGAGTTCGACGATGGTGGGTTCTATGTGCTGCGGGCCACGATTGACACGGATCAGTTCAACGAAATTCTTTCAACCCTTGAGCTCAACGGTGAGGGCGATGCCTTTTTGATCACCCATGACCGGGTGATTCAGACCCCGAGCCGGTTTCACGGCAATGTCCTTTCCACGGTCGACATTCCTGTTCCCCCCTATTCGGACCGCACCCAGGCCCATGAATACCGCGACGAAAATCATGCCGGGTACCTTGTGGGGTACGCCTATATTCCAGACACCGATTTCATTCTGATGATCGTAAAGCAGAAGGCTGCCCTGATGAAATCCTGGTACGCCACCCGGTCCCATCTCATCGGATTTCTGCTGTTGAGCATCACCCTGATTCTTGGGGTGATTATTTTTGGCACCACCTATATGGTCAACCAGATGTTTTTCTCCGATAGGAAAAGGGCCATGGCAATGCACCGGATCGAGTATGACAACAAGCTTGCCACAGTGGGAAGGCTTGCCGCAGGGGTCGCCCATGAGATCAATAACCCCTTGGCCATCATCAATGAAAAGGCAGGACTGATCAAGGACATTTTTGTATTCCGGGAAAAGTATTCCGCCGACGACAAGCTCATGGGCCTTGTGAACTCTGTGATTTCGTCGGTGGCTCGCTGCGGAACCATTACCAAAAGGCTGCTTAACTTTGCCCGGCACATGGACGAATCCTTTCAGATCATTGACATTGAAGTTGTGGTAAGAGAGGTATTGGGATTCCTGGCAAAGGAGGCGGAGTATCGAAGCATCGAGGTTCTTATCTCGGTTCCGGAGGGATTCCCAAAGATCGAGTGTGACCGGGGAAAGCTCCAGCAGGTGCTGCTCAATATCGTGAACAATGCCTTCTCAGCCATTGGCAGTGAGGGCCGGCTCACCATTGATGTACAGAAAAAAAATGATCAATATTGGATGGTTACCCTGACAGACACAGGGTGCGGTATCCCGGAAAAAGATCTTGAGATGATTTTTGAGCCCTTTTTTACCAAAAAAGCCGCCCAGGGCGGAACAGGACTGGGGCTTTCCATCACCTATCAGCTTGTGGAAGAGGCGGGCGGTTGTATCAAGGTCAAGAGTGAAATAGGCAAGGGAACAAGTTTTATAGTGACCTTGCCGTTTAAACCCAAAAATAAAAAGGAGATAAACACGTGCGAGTCCTTCTAG
- a CDS encoding response regulator, which produces MGEKILLVDDEQDFLDVMSERMRNRGMDVTTANSAKEALERVKNETFDAIIVDLLMPEMDGLEALENMKKINSDLQVILLTGNATVEKGIEAMKLGAMDLVEKPADMNSLTEKIKKAKAHKMILVERKTEEKIRKIMSSKAW; this is translated from the coding sequence ATGGGTGAAAAAATATTGCTGGTTGATGATGAGCAGGATTTTCTGGACGTCATGTCCGAAAGGATGCGCAACCGCGGCATGGATGTAACAACGGCCAATTCGGCAAAAGAGGCCCTGGAAAGGGTGAAAAACGAGACCTTTGACGCCATTATTGTTGATCTTCTCATGCCCGAGATGGACGGCCTTGAGGCCCTTGAAAACATGAAAAAGATTAATTCGGATCTCCAGGTGATCCTTCTGACCGGTAACGCAACTGTTGAAAAGGGGATCGAGGCCATGAAGCTCGGGGCCATGGATCTTGTGGAAAAACCGGCCGATATGAACAGCCTCACTGAAAAGATCAAAAAGGCCAAGGCCCACAAGATGATTCTTGTTGAACGTAAGACCGAGGAAAAGATCAGGAAGATCATGAGTTCCAAGGCTTGGTAG
- a CDS encoding SulP family inorganic anion transporter: MLTKLLPFITWFKGYNLDKFRIDFLAGLTVALVLIPQSMAYAQLAGMPSYFGLYASFLPPMIAALFGSSRQLATGPVAVVSLMTAASLEPLATAGSEGFIAYAIVLALMVGVFQLSLGILRLGLVVNFLSHPVVNGFTNAAAIIIASSQLSKMFGVYVDKSEHHYETIINVCKAAVHYTHWPTLFMGALAFAIMYGLKKMLPKIPNVLVAVAVTIVIAWAMGFEHNENVDISAFDSPDVRADIEAFNKTVAEIPVLAEERAAGSNAVDEAKKEKDTIKVLDAVHDFNVTAVKLERLNHMSHLQREALRNLLFSGVVQNNGSLKLFLKQDLPENVKTDGRTWRLKVSNRLLDTTSILVTGGGAVVGTVPRGLPSLSIPKLDIKVMLKLLPFAAIISLLGFMEAISIAKAMAAKTGQRLDPNQELIGQGLANILGAIGKSYPTSGSFSRSAVNLQAGAVTGLSSVFTSLAVVVVLLFFTPLLYNLPQSVLAAVIMMAVIGLVNVSGFIHAWRAQWYDGAISIITFLCTLAFAPHLDKGIMVGVALSLMVFLYKSMRPKVPSLSRFDDNALRCSVTYGLRECSRIDLVRFEGPLFFANASYLEDQINDRMARKKELKDIIIVSNGINDIDASGEELLSLLIDNVRSAGVDISFSGVNESVSKVFERTHLIEKIGRDHIYPTMEQAICKVHEHAHESSQEQNCPLSTTCKLA; this comes from the coding sequence ATGCTGACGAAACTATTACCGTTCATTACATGGTTCAAGGGATATAACCTTGACAAGTTCAGGATTGATTTTCTGGCGGGACTGACTGTGGCACTGGTGCTTATTCCCCAGTCCATGGCCTATGCCCAGTTGGCCGGAATGCCATCCTATTTTGGGCTTTACGCCTCTTTTTTGCCCCCCATGATCGCGGCTCTGTTTGGATCAAGCCGGCAGCTTGCCACGGGCCCTGTGGCGGTTGTCTCCCTGATGACTGCGGCAAGCCTTGAACCCCTTGCAACGGCTGGGAGTGAAGGCTTTATTGCCTATGCCATTGTCCTTGCCCTTATGGTCGGCGTGTTCCAGCTTTCCCTTGGGATACTGCGCCTTGGGCTTGTGGTGAATTTTTTGTCCCACCCCGTTGTCAACGGTTTTACCAATGCCGCTGCCATCATCATTGCCTCGTCCCAGCTTTCCAAGATGTTCGGTGTGTATGTGGACAAGTCAGAACACCACTATGAAACCATCATCAACGTGTGCAAGGCTGCTGTTCATTACACCCACTGGCCGACCCTTTTCATGGGGGCCCTTGCATTTGCCATCATGTATGGGCTCAAAAAGATGCTTCCCAAGATTCCCAATGTGCTTGTGGCCGTTGCTGTGACCATCGTGATCGCCTGGGCCATGGGATTTGAGCACAATGAAAATGTTGATATCTCAGCCTTTGATTCGCCGGATGTCCGCGCCGATATCGAGGCGTTCAACAAAACCGTTGCAGAAATTCCCGTTCTTGCTGAAGAGCGGGCCGCTGGCTCCAATGCCGTTGACGAGGCCAAAAAAGAGAAAGACACCATCAAGGTGCTGGATGCGGTCCATGATTTCAATGTAACGGCCGTAAAACTTGAACGACTCAACCACATGTCCCACCTCCAGAGAGAAGCCCTGAGGAATCTTCTGTTTTCCGGCGTTGTCCAGAACAACGGATCGCTTAAACTTTTTCTCAAGCAGGATCTGCCTGAAAATGTTAAAACCGACGGCAGAACCTGGCGCCTCAAGGTGAGTAACCGACTGCTTGACACGACCAGTATTCTGGTAACGGGCGGTGGTGCCGTGGTCGGCACCGTTCCCAGGGGGCTTCCCTCCCTTTCCATACCCAAACTTGACATCAAGGTCATGCTTAAACTCCTGCCCTTTGCCGCCATTATCTCGCTTCTGGGATTCATGGAAGCCATCTCCATTGCCAAGGCCATGGCCGCAAAGACGGGCCAGCGCCTTGATCCCAACCAGGAACTCATCGGCCAGGGGCTTGCCAACATTCTCGGTGCCATTGGCAAGAGTTACCCTACTTCAGGCTCTTTTTCCCGGTCGGCGGTCAACCTTCAGGCCGGTGCAGTTACCGGGCTCTCCAGTGTTTTCACAAGTCTTGCCGTGGTGGTGGTCCTGCTGTTTTTCACCCCGCTTCTTTACAACCTTCCCCAGAGTGTGCTTGCCGCCGTTATCATGATGGCTGTTATCGGTCTTGTCAATGTATCGGGTTTTATCCATGCATGGCGGGCCCAGTGGTATGACGGTGCCATTTCGATCATCACTTTTCTGTGCACCCTTGCCTTTGCGCCCCATCTTGACAAAGGTATCATGGTGGGTGTAGCTTTGTCACTGATGGTCTTTCTTTACAAGAGCATGCGGCCCAAGGTCCCTTCTCTGTCCCGGTTTGACGACAATGCCCTTCGTTGCTCCGTAACCTATGGCCTTAGGGAATGCAGTCGTATTGACCTTGTCCGGTTTGAGGGTCCTTTGTTCTTTGCCAATGCAAGTTATCTTGAGGACCAGATAAACGACCGGATGGCTCGAAAAAAAGAGTTAAAGGATATCATCATCGTTTCAAACGGCATCAACGACATTGACGCATCGGGTGAGGAACTTCTGTCGCTGTTGATCGATAATGTCAGGAGCGCCGGTGTTGATATCTCATTTTCCGGGGTCAATGAATCTGTGTCAAAGGTTTTTGAACGTACCCATCTCATTGAAAAGATCGGAAGGGATCACATCTATCCAACCATGGAACAGGCGATCTGCAAGGTCCATGAACATGCCCATGAGAGTAGCCAGGAGCAGAATTGCCCACTTTCAACCACCTGCAAGCTTGCATAA
- a CDS encoding sensor histidine kinase, which yields MNGETEAVKPMGLAYFGKMMAAISHEIKNSLAIINENAGLVEDLCLMAKKGNPIDPERIGTIAGRVGQQIQRADTTVKKMNRLAHSVDDPVRQVDVAAALAFTLELGEKVLSTLGIEVKVVPPASPVVMNLNEFLFMNLLWETVAHVAAGIDRSKNRTMTITIGNTDKGVEFVFSPVDGVDGGKMPWDLALLEVFGANILPLADTRELVLKLPENAEIM from the coding sequence ATGAACGGGGAAACAGAGGCAGTAAAACCCATGGGGCTTGCCTATTTTGGTAAAATGATGGCTGCCATCAGCCATGAGATCAAAAACTCACTGGCCATCATCAATGAAAATGCAGGACTGGTGGAGGATTTATGCCTGATGGCAAAAAAGGGTAACCCCATTGATCCCGAACGAATCGGAACCATCGCAGGCAGGGTGGGCCAGCAGATACAGCGGGCCGACACCACCGTTAAAAAGATGAACCGCCTGGCCCACAGTGTGGATGATCCGGTGCGGCAGGTCGATGTGGCCGCAGCCCTTGCCTTTACCCTTGAGCTGGGAGAAAAAGTCCTTTCCACCCTTGGAATTGAGGTTAAGGTGGTCCCCCCGGCGTCACCAGTAGTCATGAATCTCAATGAATTTTTGTTCATGAATCTTCTATGGGAGACCGTGGCCCATGTCGCTGCAGGGATTGACAGGAGCAAAAATCGGACCATGACCATTACCATTGGCAATACCGACAAAGGGGTTGAGTTTGTCTTCTCTCCCGTGGATGGGGTGGATGGTGGCAAAATGCCCTGGGATCTGGCGCTTTTGGAAGTCTTTGGGGCGAACATCCTTCCCCTTGCAGACACCCGGGAACTTGTGTTAAAACTTCCGGAAAATGCAGAAATCATGTAA
- a CDS encoding response regulator: MSVITLFSGNFCKDKEIEAALVAKTGCRLITEDEIVAKAAALSNISQGKIKEAFFEKTSIFNKFTHEKERSIACMRLAVAEMLAQDNLIVTGFPAHLIPKYISHVLRVCSIAELKYRYEEAEASGINQKEALRLIKENDKNAAAWVESLAGNKDPWDNTLYDIVIPMGKTSVDEAVALVVEKAQSPAVAYSDASALAVADFLLAARVETALSKEGHNVVVTSTAGNVTLTINKNVLMLKRLEEDLTAIAKKVEGVKTVTTEIGKGFYQTDIYRKFDFETPSKVLLVDDEREFVQTLSERLLMREMSSAVAYDGESALNIVDEDEPDVMILDLKMPGIDGIEVLRKVKASKPGIEVIILTGHGSEADKKVCMELGAFAYLHKPVDIDLLSKTLKLANEKIKQQGV, translated from the coding sequence ATGTCTGTCATTACACTGTTCAGCGGTAATTTCTGTAAGGATAAGGAGATCGAGGCAGCCCTGGTTGCAAAAACAGGGTGCAGGCTGATTACTGAGGATGAGATCGTCGCAAAGGCCGCCGCCCTGTCTAATATCAGTCAGGGTAAAATTAAAGAGGCATTTTTTGAAAAAACCTCAATATTTAATAAGTTCACCCATGAAAAAGAGCGCTCCATTGCCTGCATGCGGCTGGCTGTGGCCGAGATGCTTGCCCAGGATAATCTGATTGTAACGGGTTTTCCGGCCCATCTGATTCCAAAGTACATCAGCCATGTTCTGAGGGTCTGTTCCATTGCAGAGCTCAAGTACCGGTACGAGGAGGCCGAAGCTTCTGGCATCAACCAGAAAGAGGCCCTGCGACTCATCAAGGAGAACGATAAAAATGCTGCGGCCTGGGTTGAATCCCTTGCAGGGAACAAGGATCCCTGGGATAATACCCTTTACGACATTGTGATTCCCATGGGAAAAACTTCCGTGGATGAGGCCGTTGCCCTTGTGGTTGAAAAAGCCCAGAGCCCGGCCGTTGCCTATTCAGATGCTTCAGCCCTTGCAGTTGCCGATTTTCTCCTGGCAGCCAGGGTTGAAACGGCCCTGTCCAAAGAGGGCCATAACGTTGTGGTGACTTCAACGGCAGGGAATGTAACCCTCACCATCAACAAGAATGTGCTGATGCTTAAACGCCTGGAAGAGGACCTGACCGCCATTGCCAAGAAGGTCGAGGGAGTCAAGACGGTAACAACCGAGATCGGCAAGGGCTTTTACCAGACAGACATTTACCGTAAGTTTGATTTTGAAACCCCTTCAAAGGTTCTGCTGGTGGACGATGAAAGGGAGTTTGTTCAGACCCTGTCCGAACGGCTTCTCATGCGGGAGATGAGTTCCGCCGTTGCCTATGACGGTGAATCGGCGTTGAACATCGTTGACGAGGACGAACCGGATGTAATGATTCTGGATCTGAAGATGCCCGGAATTGATGGTATTGAGGTACTCCGAAAGGTCAAGGCCTCAAAGCCCGGCATTGAGGTGATCATTCTGACTGGCCACGGCAGTGAGGCCGATAAAAAGGTCTGTATGGAGCTCGGTGCCTTTGCCTATCTTCACAAACCCGTTGACATTGATCTGTTGAGCAAGACCTTGAAGCTTGCCAACGAAAAGATTAAACAACAGGGCGTATAA
- a CDS encoding CBS domain-containing protein encodes MKTNSVKDLMVPLADYATVTEDASLFDVVQALATAQERFNHSKYPHRAVIVLGKNGKIAGKVGQLDVLRALEPKYSEMLERQGLAKFGFSRTFMKSLLTNYHLWDSPLKDICIKGASIPVSKVLTPPSEGELIEENDTLDEAIHQLVLGRHQSLLVMKEEIVTGVLRLSDVFEAFSKIIGQCPIK; translated from the coding sequence TTGAAAACAAACAGTGTTAAGGACCTGATGGTCCCCCTGGCCGACTATGCAACGGTGACGGAAGATGCGTCACTCTTTGACGTCGTGCAGGCGCTAGCAACCGCCCAGGAACGATTTAACCATTCAAAATACCCCCACAGGGCCGTTATTGTCCTTGGCAAAAACGGTAAAATCGCTGGAAAGGTCGGCCAGCTTGATGTGTTAAGGGCACTGGAACCCAAGTACAGCGAAATGCTTGAAAGACAAGGTCTTGCAAAATTCGGATTCTCAAGGACCTTTATGAAATCACTTTTGACAAACTACCATCTCTGGGATTCCCCCCTCAAAGATATCTGTATTAAAGGGGCTTCCATACCCGTGTCCAAGGTCCTGACCCCCCCTTCGGAAGGAGAACTCATAGAGGAGAATGACACCCTTGACGAGGCTATTCACCAGCTGGTCCTTGGCCGGCATCAGTCCCTGCTGGTGATGAAAGAAGAGATTGTTACAGGTGTGCTTCGCCTCTCAGATGTGTTTGAAGCCTTTTCAAAGATCATCGGACAATGCCCTATAAAATAA
- a CDS encoding SLC13 family permease — translation MSVEIEMEKTASFNWVKTAWLFVGIGLFTLVYFSPVWPDAIDPLGKHFALSKAGKGAIAVFLMAGTWWVFEVVPIGVTSLAIGVMQTLFFIRPAQVAFKDFMDPSVMFIFGSIVIGLVFTKTGLTKRLAYKMLSIVGEKTSMIYLGCFGVTAALTLIMAHTAVAATIYPLLVAIYSLYGEGNKPTKFGKGLFIGMAYVAGAGSIVTLLGAARGAVAIGFFKDIMGKDIGFFELSYYMAPVGFLMTAALWVYFMIVLKPEKKTIPGLKKRAKNLYIELGSITRKEIVAASIVGLCILALATFAILKAFIPGFVAPHKTAVILISTILFFITGILDIDDLEEIPWNIILLFAGAMSIGFCLWDTGAAEWMAINWLTIFKESHWFVFVMSIAFFVMMMTNFIMNVAAIAISLPVALVIAPYLGVSGEAILFSSLVVAGMPFLLLVGAAPNAIAYDSKQFTTGEFFLYGVPASIILLVIVGFSVLVLWPMMGMPITVG, via the coding sequence ATGAGTGTTGAAATAGAAATGGAAAAGACAGCCAGTTTCAACTGGGTTAAAACGGCATGGCTTTTTGTGGGTATTGGACTTTTTACCCTTGTCTACTTTTCCCCGGTCTGGCCCGATGCCATCGATCCTCTGGGCAAGCACTTTGCCCTTTCAAAGGCCGGCAAAGGCGCCATTGCCGTCTTTCTCATGGCCGGAACCTGGTGGGTGTTTGAAGTGGTTCCCATTGGTGTGACAAGTCTTGCCATTGGCGTCATGCAGACCCTTTTTTTCATCCGTCCGGCCCAGGTGGCATTCAAGGATTTCATGGACCCCTCAGTCATGTTCATCTTCGGGTCCATCGTCATCGGGCTTGTGTTCACCAAAACCGGACTGACCAAACGACTGGCCTATAAGATGCTCTCCATTGTGGGGGAAAAGACCAGCATGATCTACCTTGGCTGCTTTGGCGTCACCGCAGCCCTGACCCTTATCATGGCACACACGGCCGTTGCCGCCACCATCTATCCCCTGCTCGTGGCCATCTATTCCCTTTACGGAGAGGGAAATAAACCGACCAAATTCGGCAAGGGTCTGTTCATCGGCATGGCCTATGTGGCGGGCGCAGGCTCCATCGTCACCCTTCTGGGTGCTGCCAGGGGGGCTGTTGCCATTGGTTTTTTCAAGGATATCATGGGCAAGGATATCGGTTTTTTCGAGCTGTCCTACTACATGGCGCCGGTGGGCTTTCTCATGACCGCGGCCCTTTGGGTCTATTTCATGATCGTTTTAAAGCCTGAGAAAAAAACCATCCCCGGCCTCAAAAAAAGGGCAAAAAACCTCTACATCGAGCTTGGCTCCATCACCCGAAAAGAGATCGTTGCCGCAAGCATCGTGGGGCTCTGCATCCTTGCCCTTGCCACCTTTGCCATTCTCAAGGCCTTTATTCCAGGCTTTGTTGCGCCCCATAAAACCGCTGTAATTCTTATCTCCACCATACTTTTTTTCATCACGGGTATCCTGGACATTGACGATCTGGAAGAGATTCCCTGGAACATTATTCTGCTGTTTGCCGGAGCCATGAGTATTGGTTTCTGCCTCTGGGACACGGGAGCCGCTGAATGGATGGCCATCAACTGGCTGACCATTTTCAAGGAGTCCCACTGGTTTGTATTTGTCATGAGCATCGCCTTTTTCGTCATGATGATGACCAACTTTATCATGAACGTTGCAGCCATTGCCATTTCCCTGCCCGTGGCCCTGGTCATCGCCCCCTACCTCGGGGTTTCCGGCGAAGCCATTCTCTTCTCCTCCCTTGTGGTTGCAGGCATGCCCTTTCTGCTGCTCGTGGGTGCGGCCCCCAACGCCATTGCCTATGACTCAAAACAATTTACCACGGGCGAATTTTTTCTCTATGGCGTCCCGGCAAGTATCATTCTCCTGGTCATTGTCGGCTTTTCCGTCCTGGTGCTGTGGCCCATGATGGGAATGCCCATTACCGTTGGATAA
- a CDS encoding CBS domain-containing protein, with translation MNQIVKDLMVPLSDYATIARGSTLYEAVLALENAKKDVERSVHPHWIVLVLDENKEVIGKLSQLTLLRALEPKTEHTAVVDRIAKFGFSSKFVAAMREENLHDGKAEDYLYTDPIAMEMKVEDFMLTLAENEFIDETTSLNSAVHQLTVRNRLSLLVTKKDKVVGVLRLSDVFSALIAAMKKVHK, from the coding sequence ATGAACCAGATAGTAAAAGATTTGATGGTGCCCCTTTCCGACTATGCCACCATTGCCAGAGGGTCTACACTTTACGAGGCGGTTCTTGCCCTTGAAAATGCAAAAAAGGATGTGGAGCGGTCCGTTCATCCCCACTGGATTGTTCTGGTCCTTGATGAAAACAAAGAAGTGATCGGCAAGCTGAGCCAGCTCACCCTTCTCAGGGCCCTTGAACCTAAAACCGAGCACACGGCTGTGGTGGACCGGATTGCCAAATTCGGTTTCAGCTCAAAGTTTGTAGCAGCCATGCGGGAGGAGAATCTTCATGATGGTAAGGCAGAAGATTACCTGTATACAGACCCCATTGCCATGGAAATGAAGGTCGAGGATTTCATGCTGACCCTTGCTGAAAATGAGTTTATCGATGAAACTACTTCGCTTAACTCTGCAGTCCACCAGCTCACCGTTAGAAATCGTCTCTCTCTCCTTGTCACAAAGAAAGACAAGGTTGTGGGCGTTTTAAGACTTTCCGATGTCTTTTCCGCATTGATAGCGGCCATGAAAAAAGTGCATAAATAG